Genomic segment of Populus nigra chromosome 6, ddPopNigr1.1, whole genome shotgun sequence:
aaagtattaaataacaattttctacggaaagataaaattatcctTGACTTGGAATTTGAGTTATGATTAAATTAAGTCATTCTAATGAATATAACCGGCTGATTAGAGATTTTGGTGTGCAAAGTAGCAACACCTCCATTTTGTTGAAATCGTTAGTCTCGGGAAGGTCATCCTGTAATCAAGTTGCCTGGTGACCGACTTGTTTCACACAGGACAAAATGGTGTTTCTTGTGTTTATCCCAAGTTTTTCTTACAACACTTCATGCCGCGTAGACAAAGTGTATGTCTTGGACACACCGTCACTGTCTTTAGTTAACTTGCCTCCTCTAGGCGCAGGCTAGCTTAGTTATTGCCAGCATCCATCATGTCAAAACAAGGTGATGATATTAACTCTAAAATTGCCGTTCTTCTGATTGGCGTTGGGTCTGCAGCTCTTGTTATCGCACTCTACCATTGTATTGCCATGCGCCGGTTCAGGGCTACGACTACTCAGCAACGGCCACGACGATATGGGATAGAAACAATGGCAACGCAAAGCAGTATTGAGAATTCCACGGCCCAACTCATCCCAGCCTATAAGTTCCAAAAGGGTATGGGCTTGGTGGGTGATGATGGAACTTGTGCAATTTGCTTGAGTGAATTTGAAGAAGGTGAGGAACTGCGAACTTTGCCAGAGTGTTTGCACTCTTACCATGTTGAATGCATTGATATGTGGCTCCATTCGCATACCAATTGTCCCATGTGTCGCACCGATACCACACCTTCTCCAGGGGTCTATTTGAGTGCAAGAGATTTGGATTCTGAGAGGCCATCAGTGGTGTATCAAAATATAGATAGGCTACAAGATATTATTGTACATTCACGGGCACTCTAATAGCGTATCATGTCGTTGTTGTCTCTGTCCAGGAATTTTAGCCTTGAGAGTGCAGTATAATAGTGCTCTATGCACGTTGTTTGCAGGAACGTTGCACATTCGTGGGCGTGAGCAAATGTGACTCTCCAACATTTTCTTAAGGTGCAATCTGCTGTTTTTATCCTTGAAGACCAACAGAGTGTATAATTATACTTTACATGGCAGGATTCACGAGGTTGTAAATCCCATAACACGAGCCCGATATCGCTGTGTAGAACCTTCGACGTTGTGGTCAACAGCCAAACGCTCTAGCTTACCGAGCTACTCCAGCTGTTGGAGCGAGCTATTCGAGGTACTTTAgatctatatttgttttgtgGGAGAGCTATTCACAGATTTTCTTGACATAAATGCGATCTATTAATAAACAACATCTAGCAGTCCCCCCGAATTCCTTTAGTTCTAAGCAAAAGATGGCTGGGCTAGTGAGTAGCGAATGGCAGGCAAACATAGAAAAGGATGGTTAATAGCTTGATTGGTTTAATTTCTACTTGCATCCCAGATAATGTGAGTTTGACTCATGAAAGTTGCTATATCGGATGAATAAATTCTACCAATAATCAACatttaattctttctttctttctacctGGGGTAGTATAAAGAAATCGCTCTTGAAAACTCAAGAGGATCTCTTAATTACAGGAAGCTAGCATCAAGTAGAGGCGGTTTGCACAATATTGcaacaaattataaagatgATCAGTGTATCAGAGAGAACATCGGCCAATCTCATCTGTACTCTATGGTTAATAGTCGAGGGTGAATGTATGCAATTAATTGTTCAAGTTCATTAGATTAAATATACAACAAGAGGATTGACAATAACTTTGTGTAATCTTATTATccaaaaaaagagagtataTACATAGAGAGAGAGCTACTTTCAATAGTTTTTATCAATATTCTCTGTTTATTTTCACCTTCTACGTTGAATTTATTGTTTCGATTGCATCGCTTATCCCTACGTGTAAATACACCGATGACACTGGTTTAGTGTCAAAATCTGAAGATGTAGCATGTGCAGTGTGTTTAAATGAGTTCAAGGATGGTGAAGAAGTTAAGGTTTTGCCTGAATGTGCATACATTTCATGTTTCTTGTATCGATATGTGGCTATTCTCTCACTCGAATTGCCCGCTTTGTCGGGGCGACATCGGTGTCTCAACGCCAGCCCACCATCAGTCAGAATCCCACACCTTTCGACTGCCGGATTCTGATGAATCACAGCGACCAACTTGACTTAGTAAGCAAGCTACCAGCGAGCACATCATAATTGCTTTTGggggaaattgtttttttctctttggcaCGTCGTTTCCAAGTCTGGATTAGTTATTCGGCCGTTTGTTTTgcactgctattttttttcaagagtcGTGTACGGCTACTTATTTGTTAATTTGAGTAGCATATATGCTGTGCTTGTCAAAGCAAAATACTTCCAACAGAAGAATTGGAATTTAGCTAGATTCGAGGCATGAGATATCATACCGAGTCATTTGCGACCCGGACATAGGCATACAGATTTTCGAGCTTCCAGACCCACAAATCCTTTGCTTGAAGCAATGCCAGAGGCATGAGGCAGGGAAGCCCGTTATCAAgggataaaaaatcatgaaagtcatttgacaataaattaattcttgTTAATCCATCCATTATTCATGCCATATAtgtcaaaaaaacatatatgattaAGGACTTGAAATACTTCTCAAGCAATCTGGGCTTTACTTATAATAGGTCCATTAGGTATCCCACCCTTTCCCAGATAGATTTCACAGATCCCATGTGGTTAACACCTACAAGAAAGTAAAATGGTCCAGCTGGAGACCCCAATTCTATAACATAATGATGGTGATCACAGCTTCAACAGTAATACGAACCGTCAATCAAGCTCCATGCGAGAGAGGAAGTCTTTTTATGAGTTGCTGGGCCTATATAATCAGAGGACCTCTTTATCGAAAAGCTCACATCTTGAAGCAACTCATGTGTCTCTGACACTTCCAAACCATATATCAATGTCTCAAATCAATGTTATGCCTGTGAAAGCTCCTATTATGAGTTTCATGTGTTGTTTGCTATTCTAATActggaaattaagaaaaaaaattacaaaagaaacaaagctgCCAGAATTTCGTTAAAGTTTCGACACCAGATTTTGTCCTAATCGCCACGAATAGTAGTTTATTCAACAACGAGGGTAGTTCTGTAAATAAGAGAACAAGATGAAATGCCCATCAATGACACATCACTTTCCTTTTATTTGTGATCCCATGTGAGCATCCCTCGAAGAATGTGACCTGTCAAGCCATAAACTAGTGAGTAATATTGCCGACTACTTTTGTGCCTCGTCCattgatgtgtttttattaGCTAGATTCTGTAGTTTCTGTGTGGATTTTGACAACTAAATGTGGTATGTTATGGTTTTGATTAATGCTTTTTGCTAATGTACAACTGTTCCAGTGACCTTGTGGGCTTTGTTAAATATGTAATTATCCGCAAATGTGTGGTTTAGTTCATTGGTTTGTCGTAAAAAAGTGTTTTATAATCATGCTTCATGATTTGTGGATGTGATTTTCAGAGAAGAgcttttggtttggttttagcaggtggggtgttttttttatttggttttgacAGATAAAGTCGGTATACTTATTAAAGCATTTGCTAGAGAGCAGAAGTGAGCTTGATGTTCTGTTGGCCTCTTGTGTTCAGTGCAGATTGGGACTGCTCATTGTCTCTCAGTAAGCTTTTGCTTATCTTGGTTTCTCTCCTTCCACTAGTACTACAAGTGATTCTCAAGTTATTTATGGTAACGTCTGTTGGTTCTTAgctctttaatatatattaattggaTGTTTTAAGCAGTTTTCATGTGATTTGGAGACAAGATGAAATCTTTGAGTAGTGTAGGGCTTGGCTTGAGTATAGTTTTTGGTTGCCTTTTGTTGGCTCTTGTTGCTGAGCTCTACTATTTGTTATGGTGGAAGAGAAGGTTTGCTAACAAAGAGATAGGAGATGATTACAGCAGCCCGGCAAGAgagcttttttttatgttctgttTAAGAAAGCCGTCTTCTTTAAGGAACAATCAAGAACTATGTTCTTCAGTGAGAATCACAGATACACTTGTGCATCATGATCAAGAATCTCAGCTCAATATTAATACAAGCAAAGATTTGTTGCTCAGGCCCTTCAGTGATGATAACGTGGAGACAGAGCTCATGAGGCTGCATAGTCTCTCAGGTCCACCAAGATTTCTTTTTACAATTGTTGAAGAAACAAAGGAGGATTTAGAGTCTGAAGATGGCAGGTCTAGAGGTGATAACAAGAGTGGAAAAGAATCAAGAAGTAGAAGCTTGAGTGATTTGCTTCTTACTGTGGAGACTCCATATCTAACCCCTCTTGCTTCTCCACCATTTTTCACGCCTCCTCTTACTCCTAACTATAACCAGATTGGATTCAACCATCTCTTTGAATCATCAAAAGATGCAGAGTTCAACAAGATACGGTCATCACCTCCCCCAAAATTCAAGTTCTTACAGGATGCGGAGGAGAAACTATATGCAAGGAGATTGATGCAAGAAGCTGAGGAGATGGTCCCAAGGAAAGATTGTTTTGCTCAAGATTACACCAAAAGACCTACTAGTTCAAATTTTCTAAAAGACGAGGATGATGGGCCTTTTATCACCATCATTGTTGACAGGAACAAAGAAAGAGAGTTTAATGAACAAAATCACCAGCTAGCACACCACCCTTCAAGCAGTTCACAGGTACTTCCTCTTGTTGCTTCGCCTTCAACATCAAAACCAGCAGCTAAGAAAAGTTCCTTCTTTCATTAGAGCTCCGTGATCAAGTTAAATGagatagtttttgtttttttttcccctgagTATTTCTATTAATCAACATTAGTCTTCTTTTTagggctttttttattttcattttccatcTTGTTTGGGGATGGTGTTAAAAGATTAATCTTGCTAAATCCCTTTGCAATGCATGCCAAGAATTTTCAAGGAGAGGGAGACAACATTCTCTGCAGTATAATGTTGAAAGTTGGAAGAGTGTCAGTGGGGGTCTAGTGGGGTAATTTGTTGCATTCACTCTTCATGTCTCCCTGAGCTGTCTGATACCAGTAATCATTCTGGTGAGTAATGGTACCACTGATGTTTTTTGTCCAAAAGGCACTGTGAAAAAGAATTCTTTCAAGACCAAAGTGCTTTTCCAGCCCCATGCTCTGTTTCCCTTCTCTCCGTGCTCACGGCAAATACATAAACTAACATTATTGCCATGTCCTGATCTTGTATTCTTTTGTTGAATGGTAATTGTGTATACCCCACCCACCTCAGGGTAATTTAGACCGCAGATTAACATCCGACAATCAAAACAAATGGGAGTTTTGATTGGTCAGGGAGTCTAAGATAGATGTCTAGACAGGGAAGAGGGTGACCATTCCACAAAGTgacaaaattggaaaaaaaaaaaaaaaacttgtgattgtgattgtgattgtgaGATGCTTCCTGGGCTTTTTCGTAAACTGCGAATAGGTAAT
This window contains:
- the LOC133696532 gene encoding RING-H2 finger protein ATL80-like, with the protein product MSDNNNDGLNSKVAVLLIGAGSAAIWSQSTISLPWLGAAPATELDITEQSHNHSYPILYPSMVFSLKNGVITLVIALYHCIAMRRFRATTTQQRPRRYGIETMATQSSIENSTAQLIPAYKFQKGMGLVGDDGTCAICLSEFEEGEELRTLPECLHSYHVECIDMWLHSHTNCPMCRTDTTPSPGVYLSARDLDSERPSVVYQNIDRLQDIIVHSRAL
- the LOC133696319 gene encoding uncharacterized protein LOC133696319 isoform X1, with product MKSLSSVGLGLSIVFGCLLLALVAELYYLLWWKRRFANKEIGDDYSSPARELFFMFCLRKPSSLRNNQELCSSVRITDTLVHHDQESQLNINTSKDLLLRPFSDDNVETELMRLHSLSGPPRFLFTIVEETKEDLESEDGRSRGDNKSGKESRSRSLSDLLLTVETPYLTPLASPPFFTPPLTPNYNQIGFNHLFESSKDAEFNKIRSSPPPKFKFLQDAEEKLYARRLMQEAEEMVPRKDCFAQDYTKRPTSSNFLKDEDDGPFITIIVDRNKEREFNEQNHQLAHHPSSSSQVLPLVASPSTSKPAAKKSSFFH
- the LOC133696319 gene encoding uncharacterized protein LOC133696319 isoform X2, whose product is MFCLRKPSSLRNNQELCSSVRITDTLVHHDQESQLNINTSKDLLLRPFSDDNVETELMRLHSLSGPPRFLFTIVEETKEDLESEDGRSRGDNKSGKESRSRSLSDLLLTVETPYLTPLASPPFFTPPLTPNYNQIGFNHLFESSKDAEFNKIRSSPPPKFKFLQDAEEKLYARRLMQEAEEMVPRKDCFAQDYTKRPTSSNFLKDEDDGPFITIIVDRNKEREFNEQNHQLAHHPSSSSQVLPLVASPSTSKPAAKKSSFFH